The following is a genomic window from Marinobacter sp. NP-4(2019).
CTTACCAATCAGGAACTCGCGGACAAGGTGGGGCTATCCCCCTCACCCTGCCTGCGTCGGGTCAGGGCTATGGAGGACGCCGGTGTTATCGTGCGGAAGGTGACCATCCTGGACCATAAAAAGCTGGGGTTATCACTGACCGCCATTATCCTGATTGGCATGGATCGCCACACGCCTGAACGTTTTGCAGCCTTTGAGGAGCAGGTGGCGGAATATCCGGAAGTACAGGAATGCTATCTGATCACCGGCCAGGATGCCGACTATATGCTGAAAGTTGTGGTGCCGGATATGGATCATTACCACCACTTTCTTCTCAACCGCATCACTCGCATTCAGGGGGTCAGCGGCGTTCACTCCAGTTTTGTGCTGCGTCGGGTGATC
Proteins encoded in this region:
- a CDS encoding Lrp/AsnC family transcriptional regulator, whose protein sequence is MPDKPGALIKIDKTDRRILEQLQQDGSLTNQELADKVGLSPSPCLRRVRAMEDAGVIVRKVTILDHKKLGLSLTAIILIGMDRHTPERFAAFEEQVAEYPEVQECYLITGQDADYMLKVVVPDMDHYHHFLLNRITRIQGVSGVHSSFVLRRVIDSTALPLGYLS